One region of Salinibacterium sp. TMP30 genomic DNA includes:
- a CDS encoding class E sortase: MVLEDGKRVRRHAQPRRPVSVIGILGELFITAGVIVLLFLVWQTWVNNIFVSSTQRGEALELSQEWNKGEAVTLAPEERADPGVPIVATAPAQAAVFGTLIVPRFGADYTRPIAESVSLEQVLNTRGVGHYTGTQMPGEVGNFAVAAHRTGWGDPFFDINKLQLGDSVYVETEAGWYRYVFRSLEYVPASGVGVLNPVPQFDGAVASDRLMTLTSCNPIHTADERIIAYTVFDTWYPRSEGAPSEIAAVVQNLEGAG; the protein is encoded by the coding sequence ATGGTTCTGGAGGACGGTAAGCGAGTTCGTCGCCACGCACAGCCGCGTCGGCCCGTCTCCGTCATCGGCATCCTCGGAGAACTCTTCATCACCGCGGGCGTGATCGTGCTGCTTTTTCTTGTATGGCAGACCTGGGTCAATAACATTTTTGTGAGCAGCACCCAGCGCGGCGAAGCCCTCGAGCTCAGCCAAGAGTGGAACAAGGGCGAAGCGGTCACGCTCGCCCCCGAGGAACGTGCCGATCCCGGCGTGCCCATAGTCGCAACGGCGCCCGCCCAGGCCGCAGTGTTTGGCACCCTCATCGTTCCGAGGTTCGGTGCCGACTACACCCGCCCGATCGCCGAAAGCGTGAGCCTCGAACAAGTGCTCAACACGCGCGGCGTTGGTCACTACACCGGAACCCAGATGCCCGGCGAGGTTGGCAACTTTGCGGTAGCCGCGCATCGCACAGGCTGGGGAGATCCCTTCTTTGACATCAATAAACTTCAACTCGGTGACAGCGTTTACGTCGAGACCGAAGCCGGTTGGTATCGCTACGTGTTCCGATCGCTCGAGTACGTTCCGGCATCCGGTGTCGGTGTTCTTAACCCCGTGCCGCAGTTCGATGGTGCAGTTGCCAGCGATCGGCTCATGACACTCACCAGTTGCAACCCTATTCACACTGCCGACGAACGCATCATCGCCTACACCGTTTTCGATACCTGGTATCCGCGCTCCGAAGGTGCCCCCAGCGAGATCGCTGCAGTTGTGCAAAACCTTGAAGGAGCTGGCTAA
- a CDS encoding gamma-glutamyl-gamma-aminobutyrate hydrolase family protein (Members of this family of hydrolases with an active site Cys residue belong to MEROPS family C26.), translating to MTRILVIDNYDSFVYTLNGYLLELGATTDVVRNDAFSADDAATSIADYDAVLLSPGPGTPANAGVSIPIVHAALASGQPLFGVCLGHQAIAEALGATVTHADELMHGKTSQIEHDDSLIFRDMPQPFTATRYHSLAIVDGTVPDELQVTARTAGGVIMGVQHETQPVYGVQFHPESVLTEGGYLMLGNWLSRVGMPDAPALAKTLTPLVHN from the coding sequence GTGACCCGCATCCTCGTCATCGATAACTACGACAGCTTTGTTTACACACTCAACGGGTACCTGCTCGAGTTGGGTGCCACGACCGACGTCGTGCGCAATGACGCATTCAGTGCGGATGATGCGGCAACCTCAATCGCCGACTACGACGCCGTGCTGCTCTCGCCAGGCCCCGGCACCCCCGCCAACGCCGGAGTCAGCATCCCGATCGTGCACGCGGCACTCGCCTCAGGTCAACCGCTGTTCGGAGTCTGCTTAGGCCACCAGGCAATCGCCGAAGCGCTTGGCGCTACTGTCACGCACGCCGACGAATTGATGCACGGCAAGACCTCACAGATTGAGCACGACGACAGTCTCATCTTTCGTGACATGCCCCAGCCATTTACGGCCACCCGCTATCACTCCCTAGCAATTGTGGATGGCACGGTTCCCGACGAGCTTCAGGTGACGGCTCGCACTGCTGGCGGAGTGATCATGGGGGTGCAGCACGAAACCCAGCCGGTGTACGGCGTGCAATTTCATCCTGAGTCTGTGCTCACCGAGGGTGGCTACCTGATGCTCGGTAACTGGTTGTCGCGCGTAGGGATGCCCGATGCACCCGCATTGGCTAAGACGCTGACGCCGCTAGTTCATAATTAG
- the pknB gene encoding Stk1 family PASTA domain-containing Ser/Thr kinase → MSEGVAQGVRQLAGRYQIGELLGHGGMADVHLGIDSRLGRRVAIKLLKPSLANDPAFRTRFRREAHDAAKMAHPTIVRIFDAGEESVIDPSGHETLIPFIIMEYVDGRLLKDIVAEGPLAPPEATRIVAQVLTALEYSHRAGVVHRDIKPGNIMVTTGGQVKVMDFGIARAVSDSAATIAESSAIVGTAQYFSPEQARGESVDARSDLYSTGVVLFELLTGQPPFTGENPVAVAYQHVNAEAIPPSTSTAAVSPALDSVVLRSLSKDRFDRYQSAAEFRTDVEAAAAGAVPERKQLASTDFNATLFGVNPNATAGSDATFRQLAVDQNDRTPRTQNRPPVAWIWGGIALMAVVIVAVVVWAFSLTPAQLSGTTSVDVPDVATMTYDEGEALLTELDLVPKRVNQASETVEEGVIIRTDPGPGQTVPPGLEIEVVVSMGRTPVTVPNVANMQEAAAIKLLESAGLVYGTSSQTYSPNLSKGTVISSDPRGDAERTSDGTIIREGETVNLVVSNGLVQIPDVTGKDIGEANSTLTALQLSVRLTADFSCKGNVVSYQSLIGDQPQKSEVTLQYCAGS, encoded by the coding sequence GTGAGCGAAGGCGTTGCACAGGGCGTGCGCCAGCTCGCTGGGCGATACCAAATTGGCGAGTTGCTCGGCCACGGCGGTATGGCCGATGTTCACCTGGGAATCGATTCACGGCTCGGGCGTCGGGTAGCAATCAAGCTCCTCAAGCCGTCGCTGGCTAACGACCCTGCCTTCCGCACCCGTTTTCGTCGCGAAGCTCACGATGCCGCAAAGATGGCGCACCCCACCATCGTGCGAATTTTCGATGCGGGAGAAGAGTCCGTCATCGACCCCTCGGGGCACGAGACGCTCATCCCGTTCATCATCATGGAATACGTTGACGGTCGGCTGCTGAAAGACATCGTTGCCGAAGGCCCGCTCGCGCCGCCCGAAGCAACACGCATCGTGGCCCAAGTGCTCACCGCCCTTGAGTATTCGCACCGCGCCGGCGTTGTGCACCGCGACATCAAGCCCGGCAACATCATGGTCACCACGGGTGGTCAGGTGAAGGTCATGGACTTCGGCATCGCGCGCGCCGTCTCTGACTCTGCGGCCACAATCGCCGAGTCGAGCGCCATCGTCGGCACTGCACAATACTTTTCGCCAGAGCAAGCACGCGGCGAAAGTGTGGATGCCCGCTCAGATCTTTACTCCACCGGCGTCGTTCTTTTCGAACTTCTCACCGGGCAACCGCCATTCACCGGAGAGAACCCGGTCGCGGTGGCGTACCAGCATGTCAACGCCGAGGCGATTCCGCCAAGCACCTCCACCGCTGCGGTTTCTCCCGCCCTCGATTCGGTTGTGTTGCGGTCACTCTCCAAGGATCGCTTCGACCGGTACCAGAGCGCAGCGGAGTTCCGCACCGATGTTGAAGCAGCAGCTGCTGGTGCCGTGCCGGAACGTAAGCAGCTCGCATCCACCGATTTCAACGCCACCCTGTTTGGCGTCAACCCGAACGCGACAGCGGGCAGCGATGCCACTTTCCGCCAGCTCGCCGTCGACCAAAACGACCGTACGCCGCGCACACAAAACCGTCCACCGGTTGCGTGGATTTGGGGCGGAATCGCTCTCATGGCTGTTGTCATTGTTGCCGTTGTGGTGTGGGCCTTCAGCCTCACGCCAGCACAACTCAGCGGTACAACATCGGTAGACGTGCCCGACGTTGCCACTATGACCTACGACGAGGGTGAAGCGCTACTCACTGAGCTTGATCTGGTACCCAAGCGCGTCAACCAAGCCAGTGAAACCGTCGAAGAGGGTGTCATCATCCGTACCGATCCTGGTCCCGGGCAAACGGTGCCGCCCGGGCTCGAAATTGAGGTTGTGGTCTCGATGGGTCGCACACCGGTTACTGTTCCCAACGTCGCCAACATGCAAGAAGCTGCTGCGATCAAACTGCTGGAATCTGCCGGACTCGTCTATGGCACGAGCTCACAAACCTATTCGCCTAACCTCTCGAAGGGCACAGTCATCAGCTCTGACCCGCGCGGGGATGCCGAACGCACCTCTGACGGCACAATCATCCGTGAGGGCGAGACCGTCAACCTGGTTGTCTCAAACGGTTTGGTTCAAATTCCGGATGTCACGGGCAAAGATATCGGTGAAGCTAACAGCACGCTCACCGCGCTTCAGCTGAGCGTCAGACTCACTGCAGACTTCAGTTGCAAGGGCAACGTTGTCAGCTACCAGTCACTCATCGGTGACCAACCGCAGAAGTCTGAGGTTACTCTCCAGTACTGCGCCGGCAGCTAA
- a CDS encoding protein kinase — MRPTSGLTFGGRYQLSSRVAIGGMGEVWQATDLVIGRTVAIKILKDEYLGDPGFLERFRAEARHAALVNHEGIANVFDYGEEEGSAYLVMELVPGEALSAIIERERVLDPDRVLDMVAQTAAALQAAHAAGLVHRDIKPGNLLITPEGRVKITDFGIARIADQVPLTATGQVMGTVQYLSPEQASGHPASPTTDIYSLGIVAYEALAGRRPFTGESQVAIAMAQINETPPELPMTVPEPVRNLVYACLAKSPGDRPASASHLSRAAQSLRRGDVAAAATAVPGILGDNSHAATVGLNYGNATQATRVLNTADATGATSTQTLDETKKRNPWTWPIVALISLLAVVLIGAIIALLLPTGDQTPVATSGTPTSSSPTPSSTPTPTTVELTEAELLDRTQDAVEAILTEKGLVLAAEVGRAAESSEKVGFSYSAAPVGNVKKGETITVYFFDKVAVTPTPTQPSANTLDPLEPYNPGDVITVKWANYEGCPAGHPRSGFNFLVQGATINDGNATRGPNETQFQITLPGNSGDETKISYTALCTDLESPPSSEVIFSVQ; from the coding sequence ATGAGACCGACCAGTGGACTCACGTTCGGGGGCAGATACCAGCTTTCCAGTCGGGTAGCGATTGGTGGCATGGGCGAGGTGTGGCAAGCAACAGACCTCGTAATCGGTCGAACGGTTGCGATCAAAATCCTCAAAGATGAGTACCTCGGTGATCCGGGGTTCTTGGAGCGCTTCCGTGCCGAAGCGCGCCATGCCGCGCTCGTCAACCACGAAGGCATCGCCAACGTTTTTGACTACGGCGAGGAAGAGGGCAGTGCTTACCTGGTTATGGAACTTGTTCCCGGTGAAGCGCTCAGCGCCATCATCGAACGCGAACGCGTGCTCGACCCCGACCGCGTGCTCGACATGGTGGCTCAGACTGCTGCCGCGCTTCAGGCTGCCCACGCCGCTGGCCTTGTGCACCGTGACATCAAACCCGGAAACCTGCTGATCACACCAGAAGGCCGCGTAAAGATCACCGACTTCGGTATCGCACGCATCGCCGACCAGGTGCCGCTCACGGCGACAGGTCAGGTCATGGGAACAGTGCAATACCTGTCTCCCGAGCAGGCCAGCGGGCACCCCGCATCGCCAACCACCGACATCTATTCGCTCGGCATTGTCGCCTACGAAGCTCTCGCCGGTCGACGCCCTTTCACGGGCGAATCGCAAGTCGCGATTGCGATGGCTCAGATCAACGAGACTCCACCCGAACTGCCCATGACGGTGCCCGAACCGGTGCGCAACCTTGTGTATGCCTGCCTGGCAAAGTCGCCCGGCGATCGTCCGGCATCCGCCTCACATCTCTCGCGCGCGGCACAGTCGTTGCGCCGGGGAGATGTTGCTGCAGCGGCAACCGCTGTTCCCGGAATTCTGGGAGACAACTCACACGCGGCCACCGTTGGGCTCAACTACGGTAACGCCACTCAGGCGACCCGCGTGCTCAACACCGCGGATGCTACCGGAGCCACCTCTACCCAGACTCTCGACGAGACCAAGAAACGCAACCCGTGGACGTGGCCCATCGTCGCGCTCATTTCGCTGCTTGCTGTTGTGCTGATCGGCGCGATCATCGCACTACTGCTCCCCACCGGTGATCAAACACCGGTAGCGACCTCGGGCACCCCGACGTCAAGTTCACCAACCCCATCATCGACGCCAACTCCCACGACAGTCGAGCTGACTGAAGCGGAACTCCTTGATCGCACGCAAGACGCGGTAGAGGCAATCCTCACGGAAAAGGGACTCGTGCTTGCCGCTGAGGTTGGCCGGGCCGCCGAGTCGTCTGAAAAGGTGGGGTTCTCCTACAGTGCGGCGCCCGTTGGCAACGTCAAGAAGGGCGAGACCATCACGGTGTACTTCTTCGACAAGGTTGCGGTAACTCCAACGCCAACGCAGCCCTCGGCCAACACTCTCGATCCCTTGGAACCGTACAACCCGGGTGACGTCATAACGGTCAAGTGGGCCAACTACGAGGGATGCCCCGCGGGTCATCCTCGTTCTGGATTCAACTTCCTCGTTCAAGGGGCAACAATCAATGACGGCAACGCAACCCGTGGACCCAACGAGACTCAGTTCCAGATCACCCTGCCCGGCAACTCCGGGGATGAGACAAAGATCTCGTACACCGCGCTGTGCACAGACCTTGAGTCTCCGCCGTCGTCAGAAGTGATTTTCAGTGTTCAGTGA
- a CDS encoding penicillin-binding transpeptidase domain-containing protein, which translates to MNRELKRVSTVVLLMFVSLFISSSVIQVVTADSLQADGRNVRTLYASYSAERGPILVNGEPIALSQPVDDEFKFLRVYPQGELYAPITGYLTLNQGNTGLESSLNDYLSGSSNDQFFDQVNSILTGQNPTGAAVELTIDPAIQQAAWDALGDLKGAVIAIKPKTGEILAMVSKPTFDPNELAVHNTGAVIDAYERLLSDPDEPFFNRTLAGPLNPPGSTFKLVVAAAALESGNYSPDSAFPNPAELQLPESTFIISNSDSGTCGSGSTATIATAVRLSCNIPMAELGDALGSSTIRDQANKFGFNESVSVPLESTESVYPRALDRPQTMLSAFGQSSVRASPLQMAMVSMAIANSGTLMQPNLVESITASDLTTIQSFEPTLFGQAISPQTAAALTQMMVDGVNSGAASSARIDGVEVAGKTGTAENGEGQPYTLWFTGFAPANDPEVVVAVVVEDGGGLGQSGTSSGISAPIGRQVLEAVLNR; encoded by the coding sequence ATGAATCGCGAACTCAAACGCGTGAGCACCGTCGTCTTGCTTATGTTTGTGAGCTTATTCATCTCGAGCTCTGTCATTCAGGTCGTCACCGCTGACAGCCTGCAGGCGGATGGTCGCAATGTACGCACTCTTTACGCAAGCTACTCGGCCGAACGTGGCCCCATTCTCGTCAACGGCGAACCCATTGCTCTGTCACAGCCCGTCGATGACGAATTCAAGTTCTTGCGCGTCTACCCCCAGGGCGAACTGTACGCACCGATCACCGGATACCTCACGCTCAACCAGGGCAACACTGGTCTTGAAAGTTCACTTAACGACTACTTGAGTGGGTCATCCAACGATCAATTCTTCGACCAGGTGAACTCGATTCTTACCGGCCAGAACCCCACCGGTGCTGCCGTCGAACTCACCATCGACCCTGCTATTCAGCAGGCAGCGTGGGATGCTCTCGGCGACCTTAAGGGTGCGGTCATCGCGATAAAGCCCAAGACCGGTGAAATTCTCGCCATGGTGTCGAAGCCAACCTTCGACCCCAACGAGTTGGCTGTTCACAACACCGGGGCCGTGATCGATGCTTACGAGCGTCTCCTCAGCGACCCAGATGAGCCCTTCTTCAACCGCACACTGGCGGGCCCGTTGAACCCTCCTGGCTCAACCTTCAAACTTGTGGTCGCAGCGGCCGCACTCGAGAGTGGCAACTACTCCCCCGACAGCGCCTTCCCCAACCCCGCAGAGTTGCAGCTACCCGAAAGCACGTTCATCATTAGCAACTCCGACAGTGGCACGTGTGGCTCCGGGAGCACTGCGACGATCGCTACCGCAGTGCGACTCTCCTGCAACATCCCCATGGCAGAGCTGGGCGATGCGCTCGGGTCAAGCACGATTCGCGACCAGGCCAACAAGTTTGGCTTCAATGAAAGTGTTTCCGTGCCCCTAGAGTCCACAGAGAGTGTCTACCCGCGTGCACTTGACCGCCCACAGACAATGCTGTCGGCATTCGGACAATCCAGCGTTCGTGCATCCCCGCTGCAAATGGCAATGGTCTCAATGGCCATCGCCAACAGCGGCACCCTGATGCAACCCAATCTTGTTGAGAGCATCACAGCATCTGATCTCACAACTATTCAGTCCTTCGAGCCGACCCTGTTTGGTCAGGCAATCAGCCCGCAAACCGCGGCCGCACTCACCCAAATGATGGTGGATGGGGTCAACAGCGGTGCCGCGAGCAGTGCCAGAATAGACGGGGTTGAGGTCGCAGGTAAGACCGGTACAGCAGAAAACGGAGAAGGTCAGCCATACACGTTGTGGTTCACCGGATTCGCGCCGGCGAATGATCCAGAAGTTGTGGTTGCGGTAGTTGTCGAAGATGGTGGTGGGCTAGGACAGTCCGGCACCTCCAGTGGCATTTCCGCACCAATTGGGCGTCAAGTACTAGAGGCGGTGCTAAACAGATGA
- a CDS encoding FtsW/RodA/SpoVE family cell cycle protein, with product MPESPSSDVRASASAGPRAITENIRLKLRVPARLRNLEFLLIIVAVGINLGSIALVQLGALGHLGFTVLGLSGLLGVLVFAMHITLRVTARDADPLILPIITVLNGLGIAMIYRLDLANELTGWSSGGIRQITWTAIAIVIAIAVLLIIKNHRVLQRYRYIAMFSGIALLLLPLAPGIGATRFGARLWVEIGAFSFQPGELAKIALAVFFAGYLVSARDSLSMIGRKVLGMTFPRARDLGPIIVVFVASMLVLIFQRDMGTALLYFGLFLVMIYVATGRSSWILLGMAMFLGGAFVASRFLTYISGRIDAWLDPFNPAVYDATGGSYQLVQGLFGLADGGLIGTGLGRGSPQITPLAESDYIISALGEELGLIGIFAILALYLLFVSRGFRIGFAGQDDFGRLLGVGLAFVIALQVFVVIGGVTRVIPLTGLTTPFLAAGGSSLVANWIIAALLLRLSDTVRHQPQLVVEPSLENRLVVGQ from the coding sequence ATGCCCGAGTCCCCTAGCAGCGACGTTCGCGCCTCCGCTTCGGCCGGCCCGCGAGCGATTACTGAGAACATCCGCCTGAAGCTGCGGGTGCCTGCTCGGCTGCGCAATCTCGAGTTCCTCCTCATTATTGTGGCGGTGGGAATCAACCTCGGGTCGATCGCTCTCGTGCAGTTGGGGGCACTCGGTCACCTCGGCTTCACCGTTTTGGGTCTCTCCGGTCTGCTCGGTGTTCTCGTCTTCGCCATGCACATCACCCTGCGGGTGACTGCTCGGGATGCCGATCCACTGATTCTGCCGATCATCACCGTGCTCAATGGGCTCGGCATCGCCATGATTTACCGCCTTGACCTCGCCAATGAGCTCACGGGCTGGTCGAGCGGCGGAATTCGCCAAATCACGTGGACCGCGATTGCCATCGTCATCGCCATTGCCGTTTTGTTGATCATCAAGAATCATCGCGTACTGCAGCGTTACCGCTACATCGCGATGTTCAGCGGTATTGCCCTGCTGCTGTTGCCGCTCGCTCCCGGAATTGGCGCAACCCGGTTCGGCGCACGCCTGTGGGTCGAGATTGGGGCGTTCTCGTTCCAGCCTGGCGAACTCGCCAAGATCGCGTTAGCCGTCTTCTTCGCCGGTTACCTCGTGTCGGCGCGTGACTCGCTCTCCATGATCGGCCGCAAAGTACTCGGAATGACATTCCCGCGTGCCCGCGATTTGGGCCCCATCATCGTGGTCTTCGTTGCCTCCATGCTCGTGTTGATCTTCCAACGCGACATGGGAACAGCCCTGCTCTACTTCGGCCTCTTCCTCGTGATGATTTATGTCGCCACCGGCCGCTCCAGCTGGATCCTGCTCGGAATGGCCATGTTCCTAGGCGGCGCTTTCGTCGCCAGCCGCTTCCTCACCTATATTTCTGGCCGCATCGACGCGTGGCTCGACCCCTTCAACCCGGCCGTTTACGATGCAACAGGAGGCAGCTACCAGTTGGTGCAGGGTTTGTTTGGTCTTGCCGACGGCGGGCTCATCGGCACCGGTCTCGGACGCGGCAGCCCCCAGATCACTCCCCTCGCCGAGAGCGACTACATCATTTCGGCGTTGGGTGAAGAGTTGGGTCTTATCGGCATCTTCGCAATTCTCGCGCTGTACCTTCTGTTTGTGTCTCGTGGATTCCGCATCGGCTTTGCCGGGCAAGACGACTTCGGGCGCCTGCTCGGTGTCGGTCTTGCCTTCGTGATCGCATTGCAAGTGTTTGTGGTTATCGGTGGCGTCACTCGGGTGATTCCGTTGACCGGACTCACCACACCATTCCTTGCTGCCGGAGGTTCATCTCTGGTCGCTAACTGGATCATTGCTGCGCTGCTGTTGCGGCTTTCCGATACGGTGCGCCACCAACCTCAACTCGTTGTGGAACCGTCGCTCGAAAACCGATTGGTGGTGGGGCAATGA
- a CDS encoding PP2C family serine/threonine-protein phosphatase, whose amino-acid sequence MANSGNSAAASHVGRVRANNQDSAYAGSHLFVVADGMGGHAGGDVASAITIKHVVEADRVFTNAEEAAEVLHDTLIAANHILSDTVIEHNELTGMGTTVSGMVRVGNKMAMAHIGDSRIYLLRDGTMTQVTHDHTFVQRLVESGRITQEEAAVHPRRSVLMRVLGDVDASPEIDTEVLDTQPGDRWLLCSDGLSSFVTEDKIAATLRRVTDAKAATARLVQASLDQGAPDNVTVVLVDIGDDETSAHTPAIMVGSAASPLSFEPSIPKKPVRLPNLLLHPLKATQPDDSHFEPESDEYYQAIIREDRRRVRGRRISWIAFITIAVAAITGGLIGGYQYTQMQYFVGADDGQVAIYQGVQQNIGPISLSHVYQISDVRVVDLPLYRRASVENTINARDLDDARRIVRLLSDARVP is encoded by the coding sequence ATGGCCAATTCGGGCAACAGTGCTGCCGCATCCCATGTGGGGAGGGTCCGCGCAAACAATCAGGACTCTGCTTACGCCGGCAGTCACCTTTTTGTTGTCGCGGATGGCATGGGTGGGCACGCTGGTGGCGATGTTGCTTCGGCGATCACCATTAAGCACGTTGTCGAGGCTGACCGAGTTTTCACGAATGCTGAAGAAGCGGCAGAGGTTTTGCATGACACTCTGATCGCAGCCAACCACATCCTGTCTGACACGGTTATTGAGCACAATGAGCTCACCGGAATGGGCACAACGGTCAGTGGCATGGTGCGTGTTGGCAACAAGATGGCGATGGCGCACATTGGTGACTCGCGCATCTATTTGCTGCGCGATGGCACAATGACGCAGGTCACTCACGATCACACTTTCGTGCAGCGGCTGGTCGAGAGTGGCCGGATTACGCAAGAAGAGGCGGCCGTTCATCCACGTCGCTCAGTGTTGATGCGGGTGTTGGGTGATGTGGATGCGTCTCCCGAAATTGATACCGAAGTTCTTGATACCCAGCCGGGCGACCGTTGGTTGTTGTGTTCGGATGGGTTGAGCAGTTTTGTTACGGAAGACAAAATTGCGGCAACCTTGCGCCGTGTTACGGATGCGAAAGCGGCAACCGCGCGTCTCGTTCAGGCGAGCCTCGATCAGGGTGCCCCCGACAACGTCACCGTCGTTCTTGTCGATATCGGCGATGACGAAACATCTGCTCACACCCCAGCGATCATGGTGGGTTCTGCTGCTTCGCCGCTCTCGTTCGAACCCTCGATCCCGAAAAAGCCAGTTCGCCTCCCGAACCTGCTGCTGCACCCGCTGAAGGCAACGCAGCCTGATGACAGCCATTTTGAACCAGAATCTGACGAGTACTATCAGGCGATTATCCGCGAAGATCGTCGCCGTGTACGTGGTCGTCGCATCTCCTGGATCGCGTTCATCACCATTGCTGTTGCAGCGATTACTGGTGGACTAATCGGGGGCTACCAGTACACCCAAATGCAGTACTTCGTTGGCGCCGATGACGGTCAGGTTGCGATCTATCAGGGCGTGCAACAGAACATTGGTCCCATTTCGCTTTCGCACGTCTATCAAATCTCTGATGTCCGTGTGGTTGATTTGCCGCTCTACCGCCGCGCCAGTGTCGAAAACACGATTAACGCGCGCGACCTCGACGATGCCCGCCGCATAGTGAGATTGTTGTCTGATGCCCGAGTCCCCTAG
- a CDS encoding FHA domain-containing protein — protein MSELTLLLLRVAFLAIMWGFVFAIVYALRSDLFGEKVRRMPVQNSAQVAAPSAPPTAQPTRPVAPAPAAGNSLDATRLVIVSGSKEGLEISLPDEQLTIGRSSESGLVIRDDYTSTHHARLLRWADSWVVQDLDSTNGTFLAGQRVSVPTPIPLNTPIKIGTTSFELRR, from the coding sequence ATGAGTGAACTAACCCTCCTGCTGTTACGTGTCGCATTCCTCGCCATCATGTGGGGTTTCGTGTTCGCGATCGTCTACGCCCTGCGCTCCGACCTCTTTGGAGAAAAGGTGCGCCGGATGCCCGTGCAAAACTCTGCACAGGTTGCAGCGCCTTCAGCGCCTCCCACCGCACAGCCCACCCGCCCCGTGGCGCCGGCGCCGGCCGCCGGCAACTCTCTCGATGCCACGCGTCTCGTGATTGTGTCTGGTTCGAAAGAGGGGCTAGAGATTTCGTTGCCTGATGAGCAGTTAACGATTGGTCGTTCGAGCGAATCTGGTTTGGTGATTCGTGATGATTACACGTCGACGCATCATGCCCGTCTGTTGCGGTGGGCTGACAGTTGGGTTGTTCAGGATCTTGATTCCACGAATGGCACCTTTTTGGCGGGCCAGCGTGTGAGCGTTCCGACACCGATTCCGTTGAATACGCCAATCAAGATTGGCACTACTAGCTTCGAACTGCGGCGGTAA
- a CDS encoding DUF3662 and FHA domain-containing protein encodes MGLLDNFERGLERAVNGAFAKTFKSGLQPVEITSALRRELDTQAAVVSRDRILVPNNFTVRLSQTDYQRMSGLGSTLISELTELVQRHATAQHYSFSGGIAIVLAPDDSLSQGMIEVGSVSVKGTVAWTPVLDVGGTRHPLVHSRTIIGRGSEADITVDDNGISRKHVEILWDGSRAEVNDLNSTNGSKLNGSPVSRAPLAPESVIDIGRTRIVFRVLAQSADVDQPADRRDDRGFTR; translated from the coding sequence TTGGGTCTTCTGGACAACTTTGAGCGAGGTCTCGAGCGTGCCGTCAATGGTGCATTCGCGAAGACCTTCAAAAGTGGTCTGCAACCCGTCGAAATCACCAGCGCCCTGCGCCGCGAACTCGACACGCAGGCCGCCGTCGTCTCACGCGACCGCATTCTCGTGCCCAACAACTTCACCGTTCGCCTCAGCCAGACCGACTACCAGCGGATGTCCGGCCTCGGGTCAACACTCATCTCCGAGCTCACCGAACTTGTGCAACGCCACGCCACCGCCCAGCACTACTCCTTCTCTGGCGGCATCGCCATCGTCCTCGCGCCCGACGACTCCCTCAGCCAAGGAATGATCGAAGTTGGTTCGGTGAGCGTCAAAGGCACCGTCGCGTGGACACCAGTGCTCGACGTTGGCGGCACCCGGCATCCACTTGTCCACTCACGCACCATCATCGGCCGGGGCAGCGAAGCCGACATCACCGTCGACGACAACGGCATCTCCCGCAAACACGTCGAAATCCTGTGGGACGGTTCGAGGGCCGAAGTTAACGACCTCAACTCCACAAATGGCTCAAAATTGAACGGATCGCCGGTATCTCGCGCACCACTCGCGCCAGAATCCGTGATTGATATCGGTCGAACCCGTATCGTGTTCCGTGTGCTTGCCCAATCTGCTGACGTCGACCAGCCCGCTGATCGCCGCGACGACCGGGGGTTCACCCGATGA